The Synchiropus splendidus isolate RoL2022-P1 chromosome 1, RoL_Sspl_1.0, whole genome shotgun sequence genome includes a window with the following:
- the LOC128752263 gene encoding gastrula zinc finger protein XlCGF26.1-like isoform X2, producing the protein MRQMETERAAEPAGDLDAPLHPAHQMCSGSDTDDSEDWRETSSTRSDSNSVENPNVDVKEETDDADHKSLIDSTCGKKCTSKAKPTDSKKSCGGPVTCLLCGNHFETRRKLLSHMRVHTGEKSFICSQCGKGFSLNSGLKKHMTIHTGEKPFICSQCGKCCSQRDQLKNHMRVHTGEKPFICSQCGKGFTLNSSLKRHMRTHTGEKPFFCSQCGKCYSESSKLKKHITVHTGEKPFICSHCGKCYSESDRLKNHMRVHTGEKPFICSQCGKGFSDSCYLRTHMRTHTGEKPFICSRCGKCFSRNGMLKAHMKVHTGEKPFTCSQCGKGFSQNSNLTRHVKIHSGEKPFICSQCGKCFLDSRNLNKHIKLHTGDKPFVCSQCEKCYSEKCYLTRHMKIHSDEKVFICSQCGKCFSSSRNLEKHMKLHTGEKPFVCSQCGKCYSEKSYLTRHMKSHSGENLSFSVLKDSVEFRLSVIP; encoded by the exons ATGCGGCAGATGGAGACCGAGAGAgctg CAGAACCCGCTGGCGACTTGGATGCACCTCTCCACCCTGCCCACCAGATGTGTTCCgggtctgacactgatgacagtgaggactggagagagacCAGTAGCACTCGGTCAGATTCTAACTCTGTTGAGAATCCAAACGTTGATGTCAAAGAGGAGACGGATGATGCTGATCACAAATCACTGATCGACTCGACGTGTGGGAAGAAATGCACCTCGAAAGCTAAACCGACAGATTCCAAGAAATCCTGTGGTGGACCTGTGACTTGTTTGCTTTGTGGGAACCATTTTGAAACAAGAAGGAAACTGTTGAgccacatgagagttcacacaggagaaaaatctttcatctgctcccaatgTGGAAAAGGGTTTTCACTCAACAGCGGCCTAAAGAAACACATGAcaattcacactggtgaaaaacctttcatctgctcccagtgtggtaaatgttgtTCACAGCGCGACCAACTAAAgaatcacatgagagttcacactggcgaaaaacctttcatctgctcccagtgtggtaaaGGTTTTACACTCAACAGCAGCCTAAAGAGACACATGAgaactcacactggtgaaaaaccttttttctgctcccagtgtggcaaATGTTATTCAGAGAGCAGCAAACTAAAGAAACACATCacagttcacactggtgaaaaacctttcatctgctcccattGTGGTAAATGCTATTCAGAGAGTGACAGACTAAAgaatcacatgagagttcacactggtgaaaaacctttcatctgctcccagtgtggaaaggGTTTTTCAGATAGCTGCTACCTAAGGACACACATGAgaactcacactggtgaaaaacctttcatctgctcccggtgtgggaaatgtttttcacgGAATGGCATGCTAAAAGCTCACATGAAAGTTCACacaggtgaaaaacctttcacctgctctcaatgtggaaaaggtttttcacagAATTCTAACCTGACGAGGCATGTGAAGATTCACTcgggtgaaaaacctttcatctgctcccagtgtggtaaatgttttttagATAGCCGCAacctaaacaaacacattaaacTTCACACTGGTGATAAACCTTTTGTCTGCTCCCAGTGCGAAAAATGTTATTCAGAGAAATGTTACCTGACAAGGCATATGAAGATTCACTCTGATGAAAAggttttcatctgctcccagtgtggtaaatgtttttcaagtAGCCGCAACCTTGAGAAACACATGAAacttcacactggtgaaaaaccatTCGTCtgttcccagtgtggaaaatgttattCAGAAAAAAGTTACCTGACAAGGCATATGAAGAGTCACTCTGGTGAAAACCTTTCATTCAGTGTACTAAAAGATTCAGTAGAATTTCGTCTCAGTGTAATACcataa
- the LOC128752263 gene encoding gastrula zinc finger protein XlCGF26.1-like isoform X3, which translates to MRQMETERAEPAGDLDAPLHPAHQMCSGSDTDDSEDWRETSSTRSDSNSVENPNVDVKEETDDADHKSLIDSTCGKKCTSKAKPTDSKKSCGGPVTCLLCGNHFETRRKLLSHMRVHTGEKSFICSQCGKGFSLNSGLKKHMTIHTGEKPFICSQCGKCCSQRDQLKNHMRVHTGEKPFICSQCGKGFTLNSSLKRHMRTHTGEKPFFCSQCGKCYSESSKLKKHITVHTGEKPFICSHCGKCYSESDRLKNHMRVHTGEKPFICSQCGKGFSDSCYLRTHMRTHTGEKPFICSRCGKCFSRNGMLKAHMKVHTGEKPFTCSQCGKGFSQNSNLTRHVKIHSGEKPFICSQCGKCFLDSRNLNKHIKLHTGDKPFVCSQCEKCYSEKCYLTRHMKIHSDEKVFICSQCGKCFSSSRNLEKHMKLHTGEKPFVCSQCGKCYSEKSYLTRHMKSHSGENLSFSVLKDSVEFRLSVIP; encoded by the exons ATGCGGCAGATGGAGACCGAGAGAgctg AACCCGCTGGCGACTTGGATGCACCTCTCCACCCTGCCCACCAGATGTGTTCCgggtctgacactgatgacagtgaggactggagagagacCAGTAGCACTCGGTCAGATTCTAACTCTGTTGAGAATCCAAACGTTGATGTCAAAGAGGAGACGGATGATGCTGATCACAAATCACTGATCGACTCGACGTGTGGGAAGAAATGCACCTCGAAAGCTAAACCGACAGATTCCAAGAAATCCTGTGGTGGACCTGTGACTTGTTTGCTTTGTGGGAACCATTTTGAAACAAGAAGGAAACTGTTGAgccacatgagagttcacacaggagaaaaatctttcatctgctcccaatgTGGAAAAGGGTTTTCACTCAACAGCGGCCTAAAGAAACACATGAcaattcacactggtgaaaaacctttcatctgctcccagtgtggtaaatgttgtTCACAGCGCGACCAACTAAAgaatcacatgagagttcacactggcgaaaaacctttcatctgctcccagtgtggtaaaGGTTTTACACTCAACAGCAGCCTAAAGAGACACATGAgaactcacactggtgaaaaaccttttttctgctcccagtgtggcaaATGTTATTCAGAGAGCAGCAAACTAAAGAAACACATCacagttcacactggtgaaaaacctttcatctgctcccattGTGGTAAATGCTATTCAGAGAGTGACAGACTAAAgaatcacatgagagttcacactggtgaaaaacctttcatctgctcccagtgtggaaaggGTTTTTCAGATAGCTGCTACCTAAGGACACACATGAgaactcacactggtgaaaaacctttcatctgctcccggtgtgggaaatgtttttcacgGAATGGCATGCTAAAAGCTCACATGAAAGTTCACacaggtgaaaaacctttcacctgctctcaatgtggaaaaggtttttcacagAATTCTAACCTGACGAGGCATGTGAAGATTCACTcgggtgaaaaacctttcatctgctcccagtgtggtaaatgttttttagATAGCCGCAacctaaacaaacacattaaacTTCACACTGGTGATAAACCTTTTGTCTGCTCCCAGTGCGAAAAATGTTATTCAGAGAAATGTTACCTGACAAGGCATATGAAGATTCACTCTGATGAAAAggttttcatctgctcccagtgtggtaaatgtttttcaagtAGCCGCAACCTTGAGAAACACATGAAacttcacactggtgaaaaaccatTCGTCtgttcccagtgtggaaaatgttattCAGAAAAAAGTTACCTGACAAGGCATATGAAGAGTCACTCTGGTGAAAACCTTTCATTCAGTGTACTAAAAGATTCAGTAGAATTTCGTCTCAGTGTAATACcataa
- the LOC128752263 gene encoding gastrula zinc finger protein XlCGF26.1-like isoform X4, which yields METERAEPAGDLDAPLHPAHQMCSGSDTDDSEDWRETSSTRSDSNSVENPNVDVKEETDDADHKSLIDSTCGKKCTSKAKPTDSKKSCGGPVTCLLCGNHFETRRKLLSHMRVHTGEKSFICSQCGKGFSLNSGLKKHMTIHTGEKPFICSQCGKCCSQRDQLKNHMRVHTGEKPFICSQCGKGFTLNSSLKRHMRTHTGEKPFFCSQCGKCYSESSKLKKHITVHTGEKPFICSHCGKCYSESDRLKNHMRVHTGEKPFICSQCGKGFSDSCYLRTHMRTHTGEKPFICSRCGKCFSRNGMLKAHMKVHTGEKPFTCSQCGKGFSQNSNLTRHVKIHSGEKPFICSQCGKCFLDSRNLNKHIKLHTGDKPFVCSQCEKCYSEKCYLTRHMKIHSDEKVFICSQCGKCFSSSRNLEKHMKLHTGEKPFVCSQCGKCYSEKSYLTRHMKSHSGENLSFSVLKDSVEFRLSVIP from the coding sequence AACCCGCTGGCGACTTGGATGCACCTCTCCACCCTGCCCACCAGATGTGTTCCgggtctgacactgatgacagtgaggactggagagagacCAGTAGCACTCGGTCAGATTCTAACTCTGTTGAGAATCCAAACGTTGATGTCAAAGAGGAGACGGATGATGCTGATCACAAATCACTGATCGACTCGACGTGTGGGAAGAAATGCACCTCGAAAGCTAAACCGACAGATTCCAAGAAATCCTGTGGTGGACCTGTGACTTGTTTGCTTTGTGGGAACCATTTTGAAACAAGAAGGAAACTGTTGAgccacatgagagttcacacaggagaaaaatctttcatctgctcccaatgTGGAAAAGGGTTTTCACTCAACAGCGGCCTAAAGAAACACATGAcaattcacactggtgaaaaacctttcatctgctcccagtgtggtaaatgttgtTCACAGCGCGACCAACTAAAgaatcacatgagagttcacactggcgaaaaacctttcatctgctcccagtgtggtaaaGGTTTTACACTCAACAGCAGCCTAAAGAGACACATGAgaactcacactggtgaaaaaccttttttctgctcccagtgtggcaaATGTTATTCAGAGAGCAGCAAACTAAAGAAACACATCacagttcacactggtgaaaaacctttcatctgctcccattGTGGTAAATGCTATTCAGAGAGTGACAGACTAAAgaatcacatgagagttcacactggtgaaaaacctttcatctgctcccagtgtggaaaggGTTTTTCAGATAGCTGCTACCTAAGGACACACATGAgaactcacactggtgaaaaacctttcatctgctcccggtgtgggaaatgtttttcacgGAATGGCATGCTAAAAGCTCACATGAAAGTTCACacaggtgaaaaacctttcacctgctctcaatgtggaaaaggtttttcacagAATTCTAACCTGACGAGGCATGTGAAGATTCACTcgggtgaaaaacctttcatctgctcccagtgtggtaaatgttttttagATAGCCGCAacctaaacaaacacattaaacTTCACACTGGTGATAAACCTTTTGTCTGCTCCCAGTGCGAAAAATGTTATTCAGAGAAATGTTACCTGACAAGGCATATGAAGATTCACTCTGATGAAAAggttttcatctgctcccagtgtggtaaatgtttttcaagtAGCCGCAACCTTGAGAAACACATGAAacttcacactggtgaaaaaccatTCGTCtgttcccagtgtggaaaatgttattCAGAAAAAAGTTACCTGACAAGGCATATGAAGAGTCACTCTGGTGAAAACCTTTCATTCAGTGTACTAAAAGATTCAGTAGAATTTCGTCTCAGTGTAATACcataa